The Candidatus Zixiibacteriota bacterium genome includes a window with the following:
- a CDS encoding transposase, with protein MPRLRHYDHLGTARFVTFCCYHRYRLLTRPEDIRLLLDIIGSRCRERLIQLVGYDIMPEHVHLVLVPEDTVEIGRFVGELKSHSARRILERWRSRGRGIPEALKIEGKSGTSYRFWQARCYDHNCRSPETVREKIRYCHNNPVKRGLATEPGAWPWSSYRWYHGLDGVELEIDDFGLC; from the coding sequence ATGCCGCGACTGCGACACTATGATCATCTCGGTACAGCGAGGTTCGTGACCTTCTGCTGCTACCACCGCTATCGTTTGTTAACCCGCCCGGAAGACATTCGACTGTTGCTTGATATCATCGGCTCGCGGTGTCGAGAACGATTGATTCAGTTGGTCGGGTATGACATAATGCCCGAGCACGTGCACTTGGTGCTGGTGCCGGAAGACACGGTCGAGATCGGTCGTTTTGTGGGGGAGTTGAAGTCGCATTCCGCCCGACGCATCCTGGAAAGATGGAGGTCTCGGGGACGGGGTATCCCCGAGGCCCTCAAGATAGAGGGCAAATCGGGGACTTCTTATCGCTTCTGGCAGGCGCGATGTTACGATCACAATTGCCGATCGCCCGAGACGGTTCGAGAGAAGATTCGTTATTGTCACAACAACCCCGTGAAACGCGGCTTAGCAACAGAACCGGGAGCGTGGCCCTGGTCGAGTTACCGCTGGTATCATGGATTGGACGGAGTGGAGTTGGAGATTGATGACTTCGGCCTATGTTGA
- a CDS encoding diacylglycerol kinase family protein has product MHLVLLVNEKAHNYDARLVDQLVTMIKAAEGNYSVLRPGSAQELADAARAACGLRRPGRLLPAQFAKRGPVTGLVACGGDGTFNLIARAALRTELPVGVIPMGRFNNIARSLYKVCDHSLCFDKIMERTYRMIDVGMVAGQPFFGALGFGFTKELLLELENRKQPWTSIGWSRLASTAAKAVKRRKTVITIDAFRVELTPAILNIHLLPYALGLPWSQASIPDDGLAEVIFDVNATDKEQATLISGLSRNKYVYGTGIRLYRGQNVMLQPTRDRLMYLDGELIEVPSNLLDIQVHQQKLKVFL; this is encoded by the coding sequence GTGCATCTGGTTCTGCTGGTCAACGAGAAGGCACATAATTATGATGCCAGACTGGTCGATCAATTGGTAACCATGATCAAGGCTGCCGAGGGCAATTATTCGGTTCTTCGGCCGGGTTCGGCTCAGGAATTGGCCGACGCCGCCCGAGCAGCCTGTGGTCTGCGACGCCCCGGCCGTCTCCTCCCGGCTCAATTTGCCAAGCGGGGACCGGTGACCGGACTGGTCGCCTGTGGCGGCGACGGTACTTTCAACCTCATAGCTCGCGCGGCACTTCGTACCGAACTGCCGGTCGGAGTTATCCCGATGGGGCGTTTCAATAATATCGCTCGATCCCTCTATAAGGTCTGTGATCATAGTCTATGCTTTGATAAGATCATGGAACGGACTTATCGTATGATCGATGTCGGCATGGTGGCGGGACAGCCGTTTTTCGGAGCGCTCGGATTTGGATTCACGAAGGAGTTGCTGCTGGAACTGGAAAACCGCAAACAGCCCTGGACGAGTATCGGCTGGTCACGACTGGCGTCCACAGCCGCCAAGGCTGTCAAGCGGCGGAAAACAGTGATAACTATCGATGCCTTCCGAGTCGAGCTTACTCCCGCAATTCTCAACATTCATTTATTGCCGTATGCGCTGGGACTGCCCTGGTCGCAGGCCTCGATTCCCGACGATGGCCTCGCTGAGGTGATTTTCGATGTCAACGCGACCGACAAAGAACAGGCAACTCTTATCTCAGGACTGAGTAGAAATAAGTACGTATATGGCACCGGCATCCGGCTCTATCGCGGCCAGAATGTCATGTTGCAACCAACTCGGGACCGGTTGATGTACCTGGACGGCGAGTTGATCGAGGTTCCCTCGAACCTGCTCGACATCCAGGTACATCAGCAGAAGTTGAAAGTGTTTTTATAA
- a CDS encoding HEAT repeat domain-containing protein — protein sequence MSEDAQKKARLKEIGFILKDLLKVIKVVSTYPEDNPLPQSLKQSFSERLVAVVETFGDLEFDIDRDVVRYQGEIMFEDRGKEERLAGMFFEAGLTTIVFRDGLDVDEVYKLLAAVKTYMNSPGRELDLPTMLWEAELSRFGFQTVEDVALADYDDGFQIQEYLKEKKQRRQAEAVFGFEQADSYDAIFSHDGSAEYDSGLEHGEITFDDSSPTPNVAGQMSGRGVPAGSAVATFAAPISDYEVVDDSSAAARFLNDLAETMGAEEKPAAKTTAGSEPDTRLILNKEYRASEEDEATIRELLNEDAEFDEYESTLEIVKEMLLQEAEMNDFYESVTIAEKVLTEFIGRARLIEAGQLLIYMQDLENQLRNDRGLWAERLKDAVTTAGSRDRLMILANSLNNHQQVGVAEIKRYLDCFGWESLGNITDLLGEFEHSVHREALKDYLTARGSNNLEIISRGIFDKRHNVVCNAVSILGRIQDRKALKYLERVLHHDALEVRRELVNALITSPHEEALELLRQLVDDPDAQIRREAVQAIVKRRGTAAFEVISEIINDDQFPALNPDEQQMLLNAFSVLGSDAAVGYLMQLIKKYNLFRDSGLAFYREAAFEALCHNPGDRAQKTLIKLGGSWRPDIRRRAAAAIQHRREIVFGSE from the coding sequence ATGAGCGAAGACGCCCAGAAAAAAGCTCGACTCAAAGAGATCGGGTTCATCCTCAAAGACCTGCTGAAGGTGATTAAGGTCGTCTCGACCTATCCCGAGGACAATCCCCTGCCGCAGTCGTTGAAACAATCGTTCTCCGAGCGGCTGGTAGCGGTGGTGGAAACATTCGGCGATCTCGAATTCGATATCGACCGCGATGTCGTCCGCTATCAGGGGGAGATCATGTTCGAGGATCGCGGCAAGGAAGAACGCCTCGCCGGGATGTTTTTCGAGGCCGGCCTGACCACGATTGTCTTCCGCGACGGTCTGGATGTTGACGAAGTCTACAAGCTCCTCGCGGCCGTTAAAACCTACATGAACAGTCCGGGGCGGGAGCTGGACCTGCCGACCATGCTCTGGGAGGCGGAGCTCTCGCGTTTCGGTTTTCAGACGGTCGAGGATGTCGCCCTGGCCGACTACGACGACGGCTTCCAGATTCAGGAGTATCTCAAGGAGAAAAAACAGCGTCGTCAGGCCGAAGCCGTATTCGGTTTCGAACAGGCGGACAGCTACGACGCCATTTTCAGCCACGACGGCTCAGCCGAATACGACAGCGGTCTCGAACATGGCGAAATAACTTTCGATGACTCCTCCCCCACGCCCAACGTCGCCGGACAGATGTCCGGTCGAGGCGTACCGGCAGGATCGGCCGTGGCGACCTTCGCCGCTCCAATTAGCGATTACGAAGTAGTCGATGACTCCTCGGCGGCGGCCCGGTTCCTCAACGACCTGGCCGAGACGATGGGCGCCGAGGAAAAACCCGCGGCCAAAACAACTGCCGGTTCCGAACCGGATACGCGACTGATCCTGAACAAGGAATACCGTGCCAGCGAAGAGGACGAGGCCACAATCCGCGAGTTGCTCAACGAGGACGCCGAGTTCGACGAGTATGAATCGACCCTCGAAATCGTCAAGGAAATGCTCCTCCAGGAAGCGGAGATGAACGATTTCTACGAGTCGGTCACGATCGCCGAAAAAGTCCTCACCGAGTTTATCGGTCGGGCTCGTCTGATAGAAGCCGGCCAACTGCTGATCTACATGCAGGACCTCGAAAACCAGCTCCGCAACGATCGCGGACTGTGGGCCGAACGCCTCAAGGATGCCGTCACCACCGCCGGAAGTCGTGATCGCCTGATGATTCTGGCCAATTCTCTCAACAATCACCAACAGGTCGGCGTAGCCGAGATCAAGAGATATCTCGATTGCTTCGGCTGGGAATCACTGGGCAATATCACCGATCTGCTCGGTGAGTTCGAGCACAGCGTACATCGTGAAGCGCTTAAGGATTACTTGACCGCACGCGGCAGCAACAATCTCGAAATAATATCCAGGGGAATTTTCGACAAGCGCCACAATGTGGTTTGCAACGCCGTCTCGATCCTGGGACGCATTCAGGATCGCAAAGCGCTCAAGTATCTCGAACGGGTGCTTCACCATGATGCTCTGGAAGTACGCCGGGAACTGGTCAACGCCCTGATTACCTCACCGCACGAGGAGGCTTTAGAACTCCTGCGACAGTTGGTCGATGACCCCGATGCGCAAATTCGCCGTGAGGCAGTCCAGGCCATCGTCAAACGTCGCGGAACGGCGGCGTTCGAGGTAATCAGTGAAATCATCAACGACGACCAGTTCCCTGCCCTGAATCCGGACGAACAACAAATGCTGCTTAACGCTTTCTCGGTTCTCGGTTCCGATGCCGCGGTGGGATATCTGATGCAGTTGATCAAGAAATATAATCTCTTCCGCGACTCCGGACTGGCTTTCTATCGCGAAGCGGCTTTCGAGGCTCTCTGCCACAACCCCGGTGACCGGGCGCAAAAAACATTGATCAAACTGGGCGGCAGTTGGCGTCCCGACATCCGTCGCCGGGCCGCGGCTGCGATTCAGCACCGGCGTGAAATCGTATTCGGGAGTGAATGA
- a CDS encoding DUF5683 domain-containing protein: MRTIFRLICVFLLFGVTAVIAADEEPLDSVPIPEDTVQVVPEPEDSVVVPEILKDTTMYLPGTALLGYLDVTDSVDLEQHLPQKPMTALLKSMVVPGWGQLGNKRYFKAALYAGLDALFIVRAVNYRKEARDFYDLYQAADSIDERNVYYADYDNRRTRRNKATWFAVIVTFLATFDAYVDAHLAGFPTEADEKALSFEVEPDMEGGISARLTWQF, translated from the coding sequence GTGCGCACAATTTTCCGGCTGATCTGTGTATTTCTTTTATTCGGTGTTACGGCGGTTATCGCGGCCGATGAGGAACCACTTGACTCCGTTCCTATACCGGAGGATACGGTCCAGGTTGTTCCGGAACCGGAGGACAGTGTCGTTGTCCCGGAAATTCTCAAGGATACCACGATGTATCTGCCGGGAACGGCGCTGCTGGGTTATTTGGATGTAACCGATTCGGTTGATCTGGAACAACATCTGCCGCAGAAACCAATGACCGCCCTGCTTAAATCGATGGTGGTTCCCGGTTGGGGTCAGCTTGGCAATAAGCGCTATTTCAAAGCGGCGCTTTATGCCGGCCTTGATGCCTTGTTTATCGTGCGAGCGGTTAACTATCGTAAAGAAGCCAGAGATTTTTACGATCTTTACCAAGCGGCCGACTCGATCGATGAGCGCAATGTTTATTACGCCGATTACGACAACCGCCGTACGCGACGCAACAAAGCCACCTGGTTTGCCGTGATCGTTACTTTCCTGGCCACATTCGACGCTTATGTCGATGCGCACCTCGCGGGTTTTCCGACAGAGGCCGATGAAAAGGCGCTCTCGTTCGAGGTTGAGCCCGATATGGAGGGTGGGATCAGCGCCCGCCTGACCTGGCAGTTTTAG
- a CDS encoding HD domain-containing protein, which yields MMDSATQQLERIVGGKLETDLLNSFFVLYKNARILEPNNPTFKRQAETFHKHLGVLLKQSGEVSLKVINGRYFVDEKMVRFDDQGLSGAAAVIAEWDKVGLGGIEFLEEIGIDKIELLFKFLSMIRPDRDNVEELSERLKQTDIPGINLLTARMLAGNDSMQEVRMQFRSAARKTFFHAIDVVQEAVSRTNEDREVNVSKTKRVVHSLIDHIVKDEASMLELTAIKNFDDYTYAHSTNVCVYSLTLGIRLGMDRPRLSQLGFSALFHDIGKVKLPQDLVKKPESFNEDDWIQMQRHPLLGTKTILRNMKLDTHTARAARGAFEHHITNEFQGYPVLRYRKRRLNLFSRIIAIADTFDALSSGRVYLKGDGSPDEALRKMHFQMKNKFDPFLLKIFTNVVGVYPAGSLVLLSSDEIALVLTTNEADRSRPYVKIVGDRDGLRDAAVWADLSQPQYRDRKILRYIDPENYGLDIKQFVLRD from the coding sequence ATGATGGACAGCGCCACTCAACAACTGGAACGGATCGTCGGCGGCAAGTTGGAAACCGACCTGCTTAACAGCTTTTTCGTTCTCTATAAAAATGCCCGTATCCTGGAACCGAACAATCCTACTTTCAAACGCCAGGCGGAGACTTTCCATAAACACCTGGGTGTGCTGTTGAAGCAATCCGGTGAAGTGAGTCTCAAGGTCATCAACGGCCGCTATTTCGTCGACGAGAAAATGGTGCGGTTCGATGACCAGGGCCTCTCCGGCGCAGCCGCCGTCATAGCGGAATGGGACAAAGTCGGACTTGGCGGGATCGAGTTCCTTGAAGAGATCGGGATCGACAAAATCGAGCTGTTGTTCAAGTTCCTTTCGATGATTCGTCCCGATCGCGACAATGTCGAAGAACTATCCGAGCGTCTCAAACAGACCGACATCCCCGGCATCAATTTACTAACGGCCAGGATGCTGGCCGGAAATGATTCGATGCAGGAAGTCCGCATGCAGTTCCGGTCGGCGGCTCGTAAGACGTTTTTCCACGCCATCGATGTCGTCCAGGAAGCGGTTTCACGCACCAACGAAGACCGCGAGGTGAACGTCTCCAAAACCAAGCGGGTGGTGCATTCCCTGATCGACCATATCGTCAAAGACGAAGCCTCGATGCTGGAGCTGACTGCAATCAAAAATTTCGACGACTACACTTACGCCCATTCGACCAATGTTTGCGTCTATTCACTGACGCTCGGGATACGGCTCGGGATGGATCGCCCACGACTCTCTCAGCTCGGTTTCTCGGCCTTGTTTCACGATATCGGCAAGGTCAAACTGCCGCAGGACCTGGTCAAGAAACCGGAGTCGTTCAATGAAGACGACTGGATACAAATGCAGCGCCATCCGCTGCTCGGGACTAAAACCATCCTGCGCAACATGAAACTGGATACCCACACCGCCCGTGCAGCGCGCGGCGCCTTCGAGCATCATATTACCAACGAGTTTCAGGGTTATCCGGTGCTTCGTTATCGGAAACGCCGCCTGAATCTGTTTTCACGCATCATTGCCATCGCCGACACCTTTGATGCCCTCTCCTCGGGACGAGTTTATCTCAAGGGAGACGGCTCCCCGGACGAAGCGCTGCGTAAAATGCATTTCCAGATGAAAAACAAATTCGATCCGTTCCTGCTCAAGATTTTCACCAACGTCGTCGGTGTTTACCCGGCCGGTTCGCTGGTCCTGCTCAGCAGTGACGAGATCGCTCTGGTTTTGACCACCAATGAGGCGGACCGCTCACGACCTTACGTCAAAATTGTCGGCGACCGCGACGGCCTGCGCGATGCGGCAGTCTGGGCGGACTTATCACAACCGCAATACCGCGATCGTAAAATCCTCCGTTATATCGATCCTGAGAATTACGGGCTGGATATCAAGCAGTTCGTGTTGCGCGACTAA